In the Streptomyces formicae genome, one interval contains:
- a CDS encoding LysR family transcriptional regulator — MNDVHAAEQPRTEAVELRHLRGFLAVADELSFTHAADRLRVGQPALTRTVRALEESIGTRLLDRTTRQVALTDAGRRLRDDLAPLLTRIDTTLRTAAGAEPPLLRLGFTSVLPETCVPLTAAFKAATGAGVRLVRRDAPLAGLASGACDVAVVRGEIPPDSPVRSRLLLREPRTAVVARGAAELAGRRVVDWSELAELPLVVNTVTGATRPELWPEGRRPRIACTADNFDEWLEAVAAGHGVGVATEPVARRHSHPSLRYVRLKNAPPVSVHLAVPARDAHPLAERYLAQFSDGSSG, encoded by the coding sequence ATGAATGACGTACACGCTGCGGAGCAGCCGCGCACGGAGGCCGTGGAGCTGCGGCACCTGCGCGGCTTCCTCGCCGTCGCCGACGAGTTGAGCTTCACGCACGCCGCCGACCGGCTCCGCGTCGGACAGCCCGCGCTGACCCGCACCGTGCGCGCCCTGGAGGAGAGCATCGGGACGCGGCTGCTCGACCGGACCACGCGCCAGGTCGCGCTGACCGACGCGGGGCGCCGCCTGCGCGACGACCTCGCACCGCTCCTGACCCGCATCGACACCACCCTGCGCACCGCGGCGGGCGCCGAACCGCCCCTGCTCAGGCTCGGCTTCACCTCGGTCCTGCCCGAGACGTGCGTCCCGCTGACCGCCGCCTTCAAGGCGGCGACCGGCGCGGGCGTCCGCCTGGTGCGGCGCGACGCCCCGCTCGCGGGCCTGGCGTCGGGCGCCTGCGACGTGGCGGTCGTACGCGGCGAGATCCCGCCGGACAGCCCGGTGCGCTCGCGCCTCCTGCTGCGCGAGCCCCGCACCGCGGTCGTCGCCCGCGGCGCCGCCGAGCTCGCGGGCCGCCGCGTGGTCGACTGGTCGGAGCTCGCCGAACTGCCGCTGGTCGTCAACACGGTGACCGGCGCGACCCGCCCGGAGCTGTGGCCCGAGGGCCGCCGCCCCCGCATCGCCTGCACGGCCGACAACTTCGACGAATGGCTGGAGGCGGTCGCCGCGGGCCACGGCGTGGGCGTGGCCACCGAGCCGGTCGCGCGCAGGCACTCCCACCCGTCACTGCGCTACGTACGCCTGAAGAACGCCCCGCCCGTGAGCGTGCACCTCGCGGTGCCGGCGCGGGACGCCCATCCCCTGGCCGAGCGCTATCTGGCTCAGTTCAGCGACGGGTCGTCCGGGTAG
- a CDS encoding MFS transporter: MRKVWLLMVGSFTLGLDAYVMAGLLPVVAKDLGTTVSLAGQMVTVFTLAYAVSAPLVAGLLSGVRPRTLIVAALAVFTLGNALTALAPGLAVLLVSRAVAGAGAGVYSALSTAAAASLAGQERRGRALALVMGGMSSGTVLGVPLGVLLADHTTWRATMWLVTALGAVALVGLAVGLPEVPAGPAVPVRARLGALADRKVLPVVGVSFLGAVASLGLYTYLAPVLDSSGGVSESAVAPYLWAWGIGGVLGSVLAGPLVDRTGRVVALVTGIVVTLVVSIGALPLLGAAAFPVLVVWGAAGWAFQVPQQHRLLALRAERGTVALALNNSALYLGSAVGSALAGLALAAGLAPRDLPWAAAAVAAAGLVLHLVTTRTRRTLAGSRCRDAAGVSTLGPYEHS; the protein is encoded by the coding sequence GTGCGCAAAGTGTGGCTGTTGATGGTGGGGTCCTTCACCCTGGGGCTCGACGCCTACGTGATGGCCGGGCTGCTGCCGGTCGTCGCCAAGGACCTGGGGACGACCGTCTCCCTCGCGGGGCAGATGGTCACCGTCTTCACCCTCGCCTACGCGGTGAGCGCGCCGCTCGTCGCCGGTCTCCTGTCCGGCGTACGGCCGAGGACGCTGATCGTGGCCGCGCTTGCCGTCTTCACCCTCGGCAACGCTCTGACCGCGCTCGCGCCAGGACTCGCCGTACTGCTCGTCTCGCGCGCCGTGGCGGGGGCCGGGGCCGGGGTCTACTCGGCGCTCTCCACAGCGGCGGCCGCCTCGCTCGCGGGTCAGGAGCGCCGCGGCCGTGCGCTCGCGCTGGTGATGGGCGGGATGAGTTCGGGCACGGTGCTCGGTGTCCCGCTGGGCGTGCTGCTCGCCGACCACACGACGTGGCGGGCCACGATGTGGCTGGTGACGGCGCTGGGCGCGGTCGCGCTCGTGGGCCTCGCGGTGGGGCTGCCGGAGGTGCCCGCGGGGCCCGCGGTGCCGGTGCGGGCGCGGCTCGGGGCGCTCGCCGACCGGAAGGTGCTGCCCGTGGTGGGCGTCTCCTTCCTGGGAGCGGTGGCCAGCCTCGGCCTCTACACCTATCTCGCGCCGGTGCTCGACTCGTCGGGCGGCGTGAGCGAGAGCGCGGTGGCGCCCTACCTGTGGGCGTGGGGGATCGGCGGGGTGCTCGGCAGTGTGCTCGCCGGGCCCCTCGTGGACCGCACGGGCCGGGTGGTCGCCCTGGTGACGGGGATCGTCGTGACCCTGGTCGTCTCGATCGGCGCCCTGCCGCTGCTGGGCGCCGCCGCCTTCCCTGTGCTCGTCGTCTGGGGCGCGGCGGGCTGGGCGTTCCAGGTCCCGCAGCAGCACCGCCTCCTGGCCCTGCGGGCCGAGCGCGGCACCGTGGCCCTCGCGCTCAACAACTCCGCCCTCTACCTGGGCAGCGCGGTCGGCTCGGCCCTCGCCGGTCTCGCCCTGGCCGCGGGTCTCGCGCCGCGCGATCTGCCGTGGGCGGCGGCCGCGGTCGCGGCGGCGGGGCTCGTCCTGCACCTGGTGACGACGCGTACCCGGCGGACTCTCGCGGGCAGCCGCTGCCGGGACGCGGCGGGCGTGAGTACCCTTGGCCCTTATGAGCACTCTTGA
- a CDS encoding xanthine dehydrogenase family protein molybdopterin-binding subunit — MSNEAATATSSAVPQGPEQLPHGIGSSLPSAQCRAKTEGTFPYAADLWAEGLLWAAVLRSPHAHARIVSIDTTHAREMPGVRAVVTHEDVPGDALHGRAVADRPVFASDVVRHHGEPIAAVAADHPDTARMAAAAIIVEYEVLEPVTDPEKAFEAEPLHPDGNLIRHIPLRHGDPEAAGELVVEGLYRIGRQDPAPIGAEAALAVPRPDGGVELYLASTDPHADRDRAAACFGLAPDQVKIVVTGVPGATGDREDASFQLPVGLLALRTGCPVKLTATREESFLGHAHRHPTLLRYRHHADAEGRLVKVEAQILLDAGAYADTSSEALAAAVSFACGPYVVPNAFIEGWAVRTNNPPSGHVRGEGAMQVCAAYEAQMDKIAKKLGVDPAELRLRNVMATGDILPTGQTVTCPAPVAELLAAVRDFPLPELPKDTPEDEWLLPGGPEGAGEPAAVRRGVGYGLGMVQLLGAEGTDEVSTATVKVHDGAATVICAAVETGQGFTTLARQIVQETLGIDDVRVAPVDTDQPPAGPSCRGRHTWVSGGAVERAAKMVRTQLLQPLAHKFGMSTELLQITDGKITSYDGVLSTTVTEAMDGKELWATAQCRPHPTEPLDEAGQGDAFVGMAFCAVRAVVDVDIEIGSVRVVELAVAQDVGRILNPAQLRVRIEAGVTQGVGAALTENLRTPRGIVRHPDLTGYALPTALDTPDIRIVKLVEERDVVAPFGAKAASAVPVVTSPAAVASAVRAATGRPVNRLPIRPQAAVAAPSA, encoded by the coding sequence GTGAGCAACGAAGCCGCCACCGCGACCAGCTCCGCCGTGCCGCAGGGCCCCGAGCAACTGCCGCACGGCATCGGCTCGTCACTGCCGTCGGCGCAGTGCCGCGCCAAGACCGAGGGCACCTTCCCGTACGCCGCGGACCTGTGGGCGGAGGGCCTGCTGTGGGCGGCGGTGCTCCGCTCGCCGCACGCGCACGCCCGCATCGTCTCCATCGACACCACGCACGCGCGCGAGATGCCCGGCGTCCGCGCCGTCGTCACGCACGAGGACGTGCCGGGGGACGCGCTGCACGGCCGCGCGGTCGCCGACCGCCCGGTCTTTGCCTCCGACGTCGTACGCCACCACGGCGAGCCCATCGCCGCGGTCGCCGCCGACCACCCGGACACGGCGCGGATGGCGGCCGCCGCGATCATCGTCGAGTACGAGGTGCTCGAACCGGTCACCGACCCGGAGAAGGCCTTCGAGGCCGAACCGCTGCACCCCGACGGCAACTTGATCCGGCACATCCCGCTGCGCCACGGCGACCCGGAGGCGGCGGGCGAGCTCGTCGTCGAGGGGCTCTACCGCATCGGCCGCCAGGACCCCGCGCCCATCGGCGCGGAGGCCGCGCTCGCGGTGCCGCGTCCCGACGGGGGAGTGGAGCTGTACCTGGCCTCCACCGATCCGCACGCCGACCGGGACAGGGCCGCCGCCTGCTTCGGGCTCGCCCCGGACCAGGTGAAGATCGTCGTCACCGGGGTGCCCGGCGCGACCGGTGACCGCGAGGACGCGAGCTTCCAACTGCCCGTCGGGCTCCTCGCGTTGCGGACCGGCTGCCCCGTCAAGCTCACCGCGACCCGCGAGGAGTCCTTCCTCGGCCACGCGCACCGCCACCCCACGCTCCTTCGCTACCGCCACCACGCGGACGCCGAGGGCAGGCTCGTCAAGGTCGAGGCGCAGATCCTGCTCGACGCGGGCGCGTACGCGGACACCTCGTCGGAGGCGCTCGCGGCGGCGGTCTCCTTCGCCTGCGGGCCCTACGTCGTGCCGAACGCCTTCATCGAGGGCTGGGCCGTACGCACGAACAACCCGCCCTCCGGCCACGTGCGGGGCGAGGGCGCCATGCAGGTGTGCGCGGCGTACGAAGCCCAGATGGACAAGATCGCAAAGAAGCTGGGCGTCGACCCGGCGGAGCTGCGCCTGCGCAACGTCATGGCGACCGGCGACATCCTGCCCACCGGGCAGACGGTGACCTGTCCCGCCCCGGTGGCCGAACTCCTCGCCGCCGTACGGGACTTCCCGCTGCCCGAGCTGCCCAAGGACACCCCCGAGGACGAGTGGCTGCTGCCCGGCGGGCCCGAGGGCGCGGGCGAGCCCGCCGCCGTCCGCCGGGGCGTCGGCTACGGCCTCGGCATGGTCCAGCTCCTGGGCGCCGAGGGCACGGACGAGGTCTCCACGGCCACCGTGAAGGTCCACGACGGCGCGGCCACGGTCATCTGCGCGGCCGTCGAGACCGGCCAGGGCTTCACCACGCTGGCCCGCCAGATCGTCCAGGAGACGCTCGGCATCGACGACGTGCGGGTGGCTCCCGTCGACACGGACCAGCCACCGGCGGGCCCGAGCTGTCGCGGCCGCCACACCTGGGTGTCGGGCGGCGCGGTGGAGCGCGCGGCGAAGATGGTGCGCACCCAGCTCCTCCAGCCGCTCGCCCACAAGTTCGGCATGTCCACGGAGCTGCTCCAGATCACCGACGGCAAGATCACCTCGTACGACGGGGTGCTCTCCACGACCGTCACCGAGGCGATGGACGGCAAGGAACTGTGGGCCACGGCCCAGTGCCGCCCGCACCCGACCGAGCCCCTCGACGAGGCAGGACAGGGCGACGCCTTCGTGGGCATGGCGTTCTGCGCGGTGCGCGCGGTGGTCGACGTCGACATCGAGATCGGCTCGGTCCGCGTCGTGGAACTGGCCGTCGCCCAGGACGTGGGCCGCATCCTCAACCCCGCCCAGCTGAGGGTCCGCATCGAGGCGGGCGTCACGCAGGGCGTGGGCGCGGCACTGACGGAGAACCTGCGCACCCCGCGCGGCATCGTCCGCCACCCCGACCTGACGGGCTACGCCCTGCCCACGGCCCTGGACACCCCCGACATCCGCATCGTGAAGCTGGTCGAGGAGCGTGACGTGGTCGCCCCGTTCGGCGCGAAGGCGGCGAGCGCGGTCCCGGTGGTGACGTCCCCCGCGGCCGTGGCATCGGCGGTCCGCGCGGCGACGGGCCGCCCGGTCAACCGCCTCCCGATCCGCCCGCAGGCGGCGGTGGCCGCGCCGTCGGCGTAG
- a CDS encoding YqgE/AlgH family protein, with product MSFMTEVSSLTGRLLVATPALADPNFDRAVVLLLDHDEEGSLGVVLNRPTPVDVADILEGWGDLAGTPGVVFQGGPVSLDSALGVAVIPGDEGLSPVSRRRAVKGEPIGFRRVHGAIGLVDLETPPELLASALGSLRIFAGYSGWGPGQLEDELGEGAWYVVESEPGDVSSPDPEQLWRAVLRRQRSELAMVATYPDDPSLN from the coding sequence ATGTCGTTCATGACGGAGGTGTCCTCGCTCACAGGGCGGCTGCTCGTGGCCACGCCTGCCCTGGCGGACCCGAACTTCGACCGCGCGGTGGTGCTGCTCCTCGACCACGACGAGGAGGGCTCGCTCGGCGTGGTCCTCAACCGGCCCACGCCGGTGGACGTCGCCGACATCCTGGAGGGCTGGGGCGATCTCGCGGGGACGCCGGGCGTCGTCTTCCAGGGCGGGCCCGTCTCGCTCGACTCGGCGCTCGGCGTCGCGGTGATCCCCGGCGACGAGGGCCTGTCCCCGGTGTCGCGGCGGCGCGCGGTCAAGGGGGAACCCATCGGCTTCCGCCGGGTGCACGGCGCGATCGGCCTGGTGGACCTGGAGACCCCGCCCGAGCTGCTCGCCTCCGCCCTCGGCTCGCTCCGCATCTTCGCGGGCTACTCGGGCTGGGGCCCGGGCCAGCTGGAGGACGAGCTGGGCGAGGGCGCCTGGTACGTGGTGGAGTCGGAGCCGGGCGACGTCTCGTCGCCCGACCCCGAGCAGCTGTGGCGCGCGGTGCTCCGGCGCCAGCGCAGCGAGCTCGCGATGGTGGCGACCTACCCGGACGACCCGTCGCTGAACTGA
- a CDS encoding AAA family ATPase, whose protein sequence is MTTSTSDPGGVVVITGIMASGKSTVAQALAERLDKAVHVRGDVYRRMIVSGGVAYEPDAGGEAEAQLLLRYRLSASTADAYADAGFTAIVQDVILGPPLKTYVELIRTRPAYVVVLAPRPEAVAAREAGRGKTGYGAWTVEDLDTGLRETTPKLGLWLDSSELTVAETVDAILARLDEARIDPAS, encoded by the coding sequence ATGACTACCAGCACCTCTGACCCCGGTGGCGTCGTCGTCATCACCGGCATCATGGCGTCCGGCAAGTCCACGGTGGCGCAGGCCCTTGCCGAGCGGCTCGACAAGGCCGTGCACGTGCGCGGGGACGTCTACCGGCGGATGATCGTCTCCGGCGGCGTCGCGTACGAACCCGACGCCGGGGGCGAGGCGGAGGCCCAACTCCTGCTCCGCTACCGGCTTTCCGCCTCCACGGCCGACGCGTACGCCGACGCGGGTTTCACCGCGATCGTCCAGGACGTCATCCTGGGCCCGCCCCTGAAGACGTACGTCGAGCTGATCAGGACCCGTCCCGCGTACGTCGTCGTCCTCGCCCCGCGCCCCGAGGCGGTCGCCGCCCGCGAGGCGGGACGCGGCAAGACGGGCTACGGCGCGTGGACGGTCGAGGACCTGGACACCGGCCTGCGCGAGACGACCCCGAAGCTCGGACTCTGGCTGGACAGCTCGGAGTTGACGGTGGCGGAGACCGTGGACGCGATCCTGGCGCGACTGGACGAGGCGCGGATCGACCCGGCGTCCTGA
- a CDS encoding FAD binding domain-containing protein, which translates to MSTHAPQAAQAPQSVKLPATLDEAVAALAAMPAAVPVAGGTDLMTSVNSGQLRPAALVGLGRISEIRGWQYQDGHALLGAGLTHARMGRPDFAALIPALAAAARAAGPPQIRNAGTLGGNIASAAPTGDTLPVLAALEAVLIIAGPGGVRREVPVPHLLAGMEMLRPGELIGFVRVPLLHAPQVFLKATGRTGPGRATASVALVLDPARRGVRCAVGAIAPMPLRPLEAEQWVASLIDWDGERGSLVPEAVTAFGEYVAAACIPEQPPAADGSEQPLPPAVLHLRRTVAALARRALGRALS; encoded by the coding sequence TTGAGCACGCACGCACCGCAGGCGGCACAGGCACCGCAGTCGGTGAAGCTGCCCGCCACGCTCGACGAGGCAGTGGCGGCACTCGCCGCCATGCCCGCCGCCGTGCCCGTCGCCGGTGGCACCGACCTGATGACGTCGGTCAACTCGGGACAGCTGCGGCCCGCCGCCCTCGTGGGGCTCGGCCGCATCAGCGAGATCCGCGGCTGGCAGTACCAGGACGGTCACGCGCTGCTCGGCGCGGGACTCACCCACGCCCGCATGGGCCGCCCCGACTTCGCCGCGCTGATCCCCGCGCTCGCCGCCGCCGCGCGCGCCGCGGGACCGCCGCAGATCCGCAACGCGGGCACCCTCGGCGGGAACATCGCGTCGGCCGCGCCGACCGGCGACACCCTTCCCGTGCTGGCCGCGCTCGAAGCCGTCCTGATCATCGCGGGACCCGGCGGCGTCCGCCGCGAGGTCCCCGTGCCGCACCTGCTCGCGGGCATGGAGATGCTCCGCCCCGGCGAGCTCATCGGCTTCGTCCGCGTGCCGCTGCTGCACGCCCCCCAGGTCTTCCTCAAGGCGACCGGGCGCACCGGGCCGGGGCGCGCCACCGCCTCCGTCGCGCTGGTCCTCGACCCCGCGCGCCGGGGCGTGCGGTGCGCGGTCGGCGCCATCGCCCCGATGCCGCTGCGCCCCCTGGAGGCCGAGCAGTGGGTCGCCTCGCTGATCGACTGGGACGGCGAGCGGGGCAGCCTGGTGCCGGAAGCGGTGACGGCCTTCGGCGAGTACGTCGCCGCCGCCTGCATCCCCGAACAGCCCCCGGCGGCCGACGGCAGCGAACAGCCGCTGCCGCCCGCCGTACTGCACCTGCGGCGCACCGTCGCCGCACTGGCCCGACGAGCACTGGGGAGGGCGCTGTCGTGA
- a CDS encoding beta-N-acetylhexosaminidase, producing MTFEQLIPAPARAEATQGSPFVVDAATTLVAGPGTESTERWLRATLGGALGLPLRPGAEGAAGSVSLRVDGSLEPEAYRLTIESDRVEIAGGAGAGVFWGAQTLRQLLGPDAFRRARLRLGAEHSVPAGTVEDAPRFGWRGMMLDVSRHFMPKDGVLRYLDLLAAHKLNVFHFHITDDQGWRVEIKRHPRLTEVGSSRARTRWGHRASPLWLEHPHGGYYTQDDIREIVAYADSLHITVVPEVDIPGHSQAAITAYPHLGNSDVVDTEAMRVWDSWGVSPNVLAPTEDVLRFYEGVFEEILDLFPSTFIHVGGDECPKDQWKASPAAQARIKELGLADEDELQSWFIRHFDRWLTARGRRLIGWDEILEGGLAEGATVSSWRGYRGGIDAARSGHDVVMCPEQQVYLNFREDGGPDEPMPIAFVRTLEDVYRFEPVPAELTEEEAAHVLGTQANVWTEVMENQQRVDYQVFPRLAAFAEVAWRELPASAERDFADFERRMATHYARLDALGVDYRPPTGPLPRHTRPGVLGRPIDGPPPNV from the coding sequence ATGACCTTTGAGCAACTCATCCCGGCGCCCGCACGCGCCGAGGCCACTCAGGGCTCCCCCTTCGTCGTCGACGCCGCCACCACCCTCGTCGCGGGTCCCGGCACCGAGTCCACCGAGCGCTGGCTGCGCGCCACGCTCGGCGGCGCGCTCGGACTGCCGCTGCGGCCCGGCGCCGAGGGCGCGGCCGGTTCCGTCTCCCTGCGCGTCGACGGCTCGTTGGAGCCCGAGGCGTACCGGCTCACCATCGAGAGCGACCGCGTCGAGATCGCCGGCGGCGCGGGCGCGGGCGTCTTCTGGGGCGCCCAGACCCTGCGCCAGTTGCTCGGCCCCGACGCCTTCCGGCGGGCGCGGCTGCGGCTCGGCGCGGAGCACTCCGTGCCCGCGGGCACCGTCGAGGACGCGCCCCGCTTCGGCTGGCGCGGCATGATGCTCGACGTCTCGCGGCACTTCATGCCCAAGGACGGCGTCCTTCGCTACCTCGACCTGCTGGCCGCGCACAAGCTCAACGTCTTCCACTTCCACATCACCGACGACCAGGGCTGGCGCGTGGAGATCAAGCGTCACCCCCGGCTCACCGAGGTGGGCTCGTCGCGGGCCCGCACCCGGTGGGGCCACCGCGCGTCGCCGCTCTGGCTGGAGCACCCGCACGGCGGTTACTACACGCAGGACGACATCCGCGAGATCGTCGCGTACGCGGACTCCCTGCACATCACCGTCGTCCCCGAAGTCGACATCCCCGGCCACTCGCAGGCGGCCATCACCGCCTACCCGCACCTCGGCAACAGCGACGTCGTCGACACCGAGGCCATGCGGGTCTGGGACTCCTGGGGCGTCAGCCCCAACGTCCTGGCCCCCACCGAGGACGTACTCCGTTTCTACGAAGGGGTCTTCGAGGAGATCCTCGACCTCTTCCCCTCCACGTTCATCCACGTCGGCGGCGACGAGTGCCCCAAGGACCAGTGGAAGGCGTCGCCCGCCGCCCAGGCCCGCATCAAGGAGCTGGGCCTGGCCGACGAGGACGAGTTGCAGAGCTGGTTCATCCGGCACTTCGACCGGTGGCTGACCGCGCGCGGGCGGCGGCTCATCGGCTGGGACGAGATCCTGGAGGGCGGGCTCGCCGAGGGCGCCACCGTCTCGTCCTGGCGCGGCTACCGGGGCGGCATCGACGCGGCCAGATCAGGCCACGACGTCGTCATGTGCCCCGAGCAGCAGGTGTACTTGAACTTCCGGGAGGACGGCGGCCCCGACGAGCCGATGCCCATCGCGTTCGTGCGCACCCTGGAGGACGTCTACCGCTTCGAGCCGGTCCCCGCGGAGCTGACCGAGGAGGAGGCCGCGCACGTGCTCGGCACCCAGGCCAACGTCTGGACCGAGGTGATGGAGAACCAGCAGCGCGTGGACTACCAGGTGTTCCCGCGGCTCGCCGCCTTCGCCGAGGTGGCCTGGCGGGAGCTCCCGGCCTCCGCCGAGCGTGACTTCGCCGACTTCGAGCGCCGAATGGCCACGCACTACGCGCGACTTGACGCCCTCGGCGTCGACTACCGCCCGCCGACGGGGCCGTTGCCGCGACACACGCGCCCCGGTGTGCTCGGGCGCCCGATCGACGGGCCGCCCCCGAACGTGTGA
- a CDS encoding 2Fe-2S iron-sulfur cluster-binding protein, with amino-acid sequence MSDDQNTHNGGGWQPHPQGEYDSDATAFVQLPEGMLDVPLAAPGHGYVPPQIKVTPTTADATDPAATGTWVMPPEITGAMGGGQAVSWPEAGTAQSRQVPESQPQGHVQGQGYDPRATGQWSFPEAHAAEQGYGPEHGHTQGHGHAHGYEQPHEQPHEAASDVTGQWSIPVADGDLPDESGEFTTSSLATWGGTPPATLPGGAAAPWATGAGAGAPWGAQAQEAPVLEPEPEVTAPPQEHHVPDHHVPEHHVSEPHVSEPHVPEYRAPESHAPVQEGPPENRFEQTTLLRAVRVPSAAEREAAEHPEVQEPQAQEVQEAQEVRQELQELQEAPEPGPAEADALDQPVLAEPVLAEPALDQPVLEQQDAHDEFVEPEPPVDDVAEAPAPAPEAVAEEPTGPEPEPDAEPEAEPAEPAILSAPLHDDHPLVSYVLRVNGADRPVTDAWIGESLLYVLRERLGLAGAKDGCSQGECGACNVQVDGRLVASCLVPAATTASSEVRTVEGLAEDGQPSDVQRALAACGAVQCGFCVPGMAMTLHDLLEGNPAPTDLETRRALCGNLCRCSGYRGVLDAVQEVVAEREATAAAASAAESPDEPGDQARIPHQAGPGAGGVHQAAHEGIYEEPEGSQGPYGRDGGQA; translated from the coding sequence GTGAGCGACGACCAGAACACCCACAACGGCGGCGGCTGGCAGCCGCACCCGCAGGGCGAGTACGACTCGGACGCGACGGCGTTCGTGCAGCTCCCCGAGGGCATGCTGGACGTTCCGCTGGCCGCGCCGGGGCACGGTTATGTGCCGCCGCAGATAAAGGTCACCCCGACCACCGCGGACGCCACCGACCCGGCGGCCACGGGCACGTGGGTCATGCCGCCCGAGATCACCGGAGCGATGGGCGGCGGCCAGGCGGTGAGCTGGCCCGAGGCGGGCACGGCGCAGAGCCGGCAGGTCCCGGAGAGCCAGCCCCAGGGCCACGTCCAGGGCCAGGGGTACGACCCCCGGGCGACCGGACAGTGGAGCTTCCCCGAGGCGCACGCCGCGGAGCAGGGCTACGGGCCCGAGCACGGGCACACGCAGGGACACGGGCACGCGCACGGGTACGAGCAGCCGCACGAACAGCCGCACGAGGCCGCTTCCGACGTCACCGGCCAGTGGTCGATCCCGGTCGCCGATGGTGATCTTCCGGACGAATCGGGTGAGTTCACGACCTCGTCGCTCGCCACGTGGGGCGGCACGCCGCCCGCGACCCTGCCCGGCGGCGCGGCCGCGCCCTGGGCGACGGGGGCGGGGGCCGGTGCGCCCTGGGGCGCGCAGGCCCAGGAGGCGCCCGTCCTGGAGCCGGAGCCCGAGGTGACGGCCCCGCCCCAGGAACATCACGTACCGGATCACCACGTTCCGGAGCACCACGTCTCAGAGCCGCACGTCTCCGAGCCGCACGTTCCGGAGTACCGGGCTCCGGAGAGTCACGCCCCGGTACAGGAGGGCCCCCCGGAGAACCGGTTCGAGCAGACGACGCTGCTGCGGGCCGTGCGGGTGCCGAGTGCCGCCGAGCGCGAGGCCGCCGAGCACCCGGAGGTCCAGGAGCCCCAGGCCCAAGAGGTCCAGGAGGCCCAGGAGGTCCGGCAGGAGCTTCAGGAACTCCAGGAGGCCCCGGAGCCCGGGCCCGCCGAAGCGGACGCCCTCGACCAGCCCGTCCTCGCCGAGCCCGTCCTCGCCGAGCCCGCCCTCGACCAGCCCGTTCTCGAACAGCAGGACGCGCACGACGAGTTCGTGGAGCCGGAACCGCCCGTCGACGACGTGGCCGAGGCCCCCGCGCCCGCCCCCGAGGCCGTCGCCGAGGAGCCCACCGGACCCGAGCCCGAGCCGGACGCCGAACCCGAGGCGGAACCGGCCGAACCGGCCATCCTCTCCGCCCCCCTCCACGACGACCACCCCCTCGTCTCGTACGTCCTGCGGGTGAACGGCGCCGACCGACCCGTCACCGATGCCTGGATCGGCGAGTCGCTGCTCTACGTGCTGCGCGAGCGCCTCGGTCTCGCCGGGGCCAAGGACGGCTGCTCGCAGGGCGAGTGCGGGGCGTGCAACGTCCAGGTGGACGGTCGGCTCGTCGCCTCCTGCCTGGTGCCCGCGGCGACCACCGCGAGCAGCGAGGTGCGCACCGTCGAGGGCCTCGCCGAGGACGGGCAGCCCTCCGACGTGCAGCGCGCGCTCGCCGCGTGCGGCGCGGTCCAGTGCGGCTTCTGCGTACCGGGCATGGCCATGACCCTGCACGACCTGCTCGAAGGCAACCCCGCCCCCACCGACCTGGAGACCCGCCGCGCGCTGTGCGGCAACCTCTGCCGCTGCTCCGGCTACCGGGGCGTGCTCGACGCCGTCCAGGAAGTCGTGGCCGAGCGCGAGGCGACAGCGGCGGCCGCCTCGGCCGCGGAGTCGCCGGACGAGCCGGGCGACCAGGCCCGCATCCCGCACCAGGCGGGCCCCGGCGCGGGCGGCGTCCACCAGGCCGCGCACGAGGGGATCTACGAGGAACCCGAAGGATCCCAGGGGCCGTACGGCCGGGACGGAGGCCAGGCGTGA
- a CDS encoding DUF3039 domain-containing protein — protein sequence MSTLEPEPERGAGTGTLVEPTPQVSHGDGDHERYAHYVQKDKIMASALDGTPVVALCGKVWVPGRDPKKYPVCPMCKEIYESMGAGGDKDKGGKDGKGGKK from the coding sequence ATGAGCACTCTTGAGCCCGAGCCCGAGCGCGGGGCAGGTACGGGGACCCTCGTAGAGCCGACGCCACAGGTGTCGCACGGTGACGGCGACCACGAGCGCTATGCGCACTACGTCCAGAAGGACAAGATCATGGCGAGCGCGCTCGACGGCACGCCCGTCGTCGCGCTCTGCGGCAAGGTGTGGGTCCCCGGCCGCGACCCGAAGAAGTATCCCGTCTGTCCCATGTGCAAGGAGATCTACGAGTCCATGGGCGCGGGCGGCGACAAGGACAAGGGCGGCAAGGACGGCAAGGGCGGCAAGAAGTAG